The Pyxidicoccus sp. MSG2 DNA segment GTCCTTCACCTTGAGGTTGGCGGCGAGGAACGGGAAGCCGCCGGCGGCGCGGTTCTTGAGGAAGGCCTCCTTGCCGAAGGCCAGCTCGTGGTTGCCCATGGCGGAGGCCGCGTAGCCCATGCGGCCCATGACCTCGGCGGTGGGCGTGCCCAGGAAGAAGGAGGAGATGGCCGGGCCGTTCCAGTGGTCACCGGTGGCGAGCGCCAGCGTGCCGGAGTCGGCGCAGGGGGCCTGGCCCTCCTTCACGGGGCCGGGACAGTGCTTCTCCTCGGCCACCCAGCGGCCGAGCATCTCCGCCGCGCCGCCCTTGCCGTCGACGGGCTGCAATTGGCCGAAGGCGCCGCCCGTAACCAGCAGCGTGACTTCATGAGGAACTGCAGGAGCCGCGGGGGCCTTGGCCGCCGCGGGCGGTTCCGCCGGGGCAGGCGGAGGCGTGGGGTTGCTCTTCTCGCAGCCGGCGAGGACGCCAAGCGCGAGGACCAGCACGCCGGAGAGCCGCGGCTGGCGGAGAAAACTCGGACGGAAGGCAGGAGGGGTCGGTCTCACAACCGGCGCCTTTAGCACAACTCGGCTCATGCTACGGTGGAACGCGTGTCGGACGGCAAGGGTCAACAGGGCCCGTCATCACCGGAAGACCCGGGGCGTAACCCCGAGGACCCGGAAATCAACGGCCAGGGCGAGGCGCTGAGCCAGAAGCTCTGGGAAGAGGTGCGAGGGGGTGTGGAGCACTTCCACCTCCAGGGGCGCCCGCGTCCCAAGGGCCCGCTGCGGCAGTTCTTCTACGGGATGAGCCTGCCGTTCCACCTGGCCCGGGCGCTGCTGAAGGACCCGGTGGCGCGGCGGACGTACCTGCGCGTGGGGCTGCTCCAGACGGTGGCGGCGCTGGCGCTGGCGCTGACCTGCATGGGCTCCGGCAAGGAGGCCGCGAAGAGCGCGAGCCGGCAGGAGACCCGCGAGGAGGCCGAGGCCCAGACGGAGGCAGGCCGGAAGGTGGCCGCGGAGATCGCGGATCGGTACCTGCAGGAGGCCGACGCCAAGGTCGCAAGGCGCATCCTCGAAGGCAGCAAGGCGTCGCGGCAGCGGAACAGGGATGGGGCTTCCCGCCGGGAGGACGCGGAGGAGTCCGCTTCCCAACGAAACGACGCGCGGGCCGCGGCCGCTCACCCGGACGCCGAGGACGACGCGGGTTCACCCGCCTCTTCGAACCGGAACGCAGCGGCAGCCCCTCCCAGCGGTGCGGACGCGACCGAAAAGGATTCCCAGGACGCGGAGGACAGCCCTGCCCGGCAGGCTGCTGCCTCGGACGCGCCCGATGCGGGAGGCCAGCGGCCCCGCACCCGCGAGGAGCGGCGGGCCGCGGCGGAGAAGCGACTCGAGCAGCGGGCCCGGGAGCTCGAAGCGGCGGCACAGGGACGCGATGCGGGCACGTCCATCGTCGAGGCCATCGCCGCACTGGCCTTCGAGGCGGCACGCACGGCGCAGACCGAGGAGGACGAAGCCACCTCCTCCGGTGACAGCGACGAGGACGGCGACGAGGAAGTCGCCGACACCCGCCAGGCCGGGCTCGAAACCGGGGACGGCGGCACGGCCGTGGCCACCCAGGGAAGCCCGCCTGCCAAGGGCGAAGGGAGCTCTCGGGGCCGCTTCCGCGTGAAGGTGGGCGGCGAGGACTCCTGGTGGACGGTGAAGGGCTTCTCGCCGTGGGACCTGGCCTTCTGGGCGGCGCTGTTCGCGACGCTGCACCTGGCCCAGTGGGTGGTCATCGCGCTGTCGCGGGACTACCACGACGTCATCGCCCGCGACGCCAGCCTCCTCACCGGCGTGAAGCCGGAGGACGAGAAGATTGAGCCGCGCGTGCGCCTCGACATGCAGTGGCTCCGCAAGAAGGTGAGACGGCGCTGGCGGGCGGCGCTGCTGTTCGCGGTGGGCGTGCCGGCCCTGTGGGTGCTCACGGTGCCCTTCCTGTGCTTCAGCACCACCGTCTTCACCCTGCTCAACACGGCCTGGGGCGCGTGGTGGCTGGTGGTGTTCACCGCCGCCAAGAGCGAGCACGCCTGGGTGCCCCCCGCGGAGGCCCGGACGCCCTGGTTCCTGCGCGCCTGGACCTGGCTCACCACGCGGGTGCCCGGAATGCGCTGGGGCATGCTCCAGCGCTACGGCGCGTTCTGGACGCGGAGGACGCAGGAAGTGCTCGCCCCGGTGTCGACGGTGGAGCGCCACCCGTGGGCCTTCGCGGGGCTGGCGCTGGTGCGCTTCGTCGGCTCCATCCCGCCGCTGAAGTTCTTCTGCCGGCCGCTCATCCCCGTCGCCTCCGCGCACCTGCTCGCGGAAGAAGCCGCCGCGCGCGCCGCGGCCATTCCTCCCGCGCCCAGGCCCCAGATTCCAGCGGGCGAGACGGGCGCCTGACAGCTGACAGGGACGGGGACGCCCGTCACTTCTCGTCGCGAGCGCGCTCCTCCTCGCCGGAGGACATGATGACCTCGTTGGCGCTGGAGGGCTCGGGGGCCGGGCCGGTGGGCAGCGGCGGCACCTCCAGGGGCTGCGGGCCGGTCAGCTCCAGGCGCTGGCCCGCCTCGCGCGAGTCGGGCAGGCCCATGAGCTTCTGGAGCTGCAGGCCCACCGCCCGGAAGAAGCCGGTGAGCAATTCCGGACGGTCCGCGATCAGGTCGAGGAAGTCGCGCCGGTCGATGATGAGCACGCGCGTGTCCACAGCGGCCACCATGTCCGTGGGGCGGGGCGCGCCGTCCAGGAGGCTGATTTCGCCGAAGGCCTGCTTGCCCTGGAAGCGCAGCACGTGCTCGCCGTCGTGGAAGGCATCCACGCCGCCCTCGACGATGACGTAGAGCGCGTCACCCGGGTCGCCCTGCGCGTAGATGCGCTCACCGGCCTTGTAGGAAGCCTCGCGGGCCACGGCCGCGATGGCCGCCAGGTCATCCACGTCACTCTGGGAGAAGACGCTCACGCCCTCCAGCGCGAACATCCGTTGGACAGTGCGGTCGCTCAAGTCACCCTCCTGCGGGAGCACGTTCAGCCCGTTCACCCGCGCTACATGGCGGGCGCACGCGCGCAGCACCACGTCCTCGCTCTGCACCAGCGCGGCCAGCCGGCGCCACAGGCGGCCCGGTGCCCCCGGGGGCAGCTCGCGGTGGTGGGCCTCCACCTGCTCCGTCACCAGCTCCCGGTCCTCTTCGGCGACCAGGTTCTCCAAGAGCTCCAGCGCCAGCGCCCGGCGCCGCGCGTCCTGTCCCACCAGGTTGTAGTGGATGCCGCGCATCACCTGCGACGGGTGCAACAGCCCCAGCAGGAAGAAGGACAGCTCCAGCGCCTGGTCCAGCCGGTCTCCCACCGCGCGGGTGAGCAGCGAGCCGTCCCCCAGCGCCGCGCGCACATCGCGGAAGGCGCCCACCAGCGCGCGGTACACGTCCCGCCGCCGGCCCAGGGCCTCGCGCACGCGCTCCACGTCCACCGGGTGCTCGGGGTGCTCGTCGCGCAGGCGCGTCAACTGCGCGCCGATGCGGAAGTGCAGCGACGCGTCGTCCTTCACGTTGGAGAACAGCAGCGCGTCCAGCGCCGCGGGCGTGCCGATGCCGCGCAGCACGCGGGGCAGTTGCAGCCGCATGGCCAGGGGCGAGCCCTTGTTGTTGAGCTGCTCCTCCACCAGCGGCGTCACCGCGTCGCCGAGCGCCACCAGCGCCTCGCGCGCCGTCTTGCGCTCCTCGCGCCAGGTGAGGAAGGGCAACAGGCGCGGGGCCATTTCCACGTAGCCGCCCTCGCCCACCGCGGCCAGCGCCACGCGCCGCACCGTGGGGTCCGTGTCCTCCAGGTAGCGCGCCAGCGCCCCGGCGAAGCGCGTGTCCTGGAGCCGGCCCAGCAGACGCGCCACCTCGCGCCGCTCGGGCTCCTGCGCGGCGTCCCCCCGGGCCAGCAATTCCTGGAGCGAGGACAGCGCCACCGAGTTCCCCGTCGACTTGAGCAGCGCGCCAATGGCCGCGCAGCGCAGCCCGATGTCCGGGTGGTTGAGCAGCGCGGGCAACAGCCGCTCCGCGCGCTCCGGCGACAGCCGCGCCAGCGCCCACACGGCCTGGTCCCTGGGACGCCGGGGCCCTTCTTCCACCAGCCGCTCCAGGATGGGCGCCAGCTCGTGCGCCTCCAGCTCCAGCGCCAGGGACACGCCGCGCTCCAGCACGCGCTCGTTCGGGTGGCGCAGGAGCGCGGCCAGGTGCGGCCGCAGCGGCACCTCCGCCTGCTCCATCATGGCCACCGCGCGCAGCACCCGCTCCGGAGAGGGCGCCGCCAGCGCCTCGGCCAGGAGCCGCTGCTCCTCCTCCCCCTCCAGCTCCACATCCTCCTCTTCCGGCGCGCCCACCTGCTCGCCCAGCGCCGCCACGTACGCGGGCTTGAGCCGCACCAGCAGCACGGCCAGCGCGACGCACATGCCCACCACCGCCACCGCCATGGTGTCGCCCGTGGCGCCGCGTCCCGCGCCGATGAGCAGCAGGCCCGCCAGCACCACACCGCCCTTGCGCAGCAGCCCCTCCACCATCGCGCGCAACCCCTCGCGCTGGTCGTCCGGCACCGCCGCGTACAGCAACTGGATGCCCACCGGGAGGATGGAGTAGCTCACCGCCGTCTCCACCAGCCGCAGCAGGTGCACCGGCCACATCACCGGCGTGACGAGCGCCGCGCCCGCCAGGGGCGCCAGCACCAGCGGCACCAGCGCCACGTAGCGCAGCAGGCCCAGCCGCTTCAGCAGCCGCTGCGCCACGAGCAGCTGGAAGGCCACGCAGAACAGGCCAATCCACAGCTGCAGCGAGCCGAAGAGCGCCGCGAGGGCGTCCTCGCTCATCGTGCCCTCCAGCCGCAGCCGGAAGAAGTAGTCCACGAAGGAGGACAGCACCGCGAAGGCGATGCCCAGCGCCGCCAGCACCTGCGCGTAGGGGCTCTCCGCCAGGTAGCTCCACCCCATCCACGACGCGGCGGCGGGACGGCTGCGCGGCGGAGGCGCGGGAGCGCCCTTGTAGAGGTGATGGAAGATCGCGCCCGCGGACAGCAGGCTCAGCGCGCCGCTCACCACCATGGCCGGAGTGCCCAGCCGGACGGCGAAGCCCTGCACCAGCAGTCCGCCAGCGATGCCGCCGCCCATGGCGAAGCCGTTGAGGAAGGTGAAGGCCCGCCGCGCCTCGCGCGCGTCGAAGGCCGACGCCATCCGCCCCCAGAAGCGGAAGGACACGAACGTGGAGAAGGTGTCCGCGAAGAGGTACAGCGCCAGCGCGGGCATCCGCTGCCCCGCCGACAACGCGCCCGCCAGCCCCAGCGCCACCACGCCGCCCAGCCCCGTCAGCACACCGGGCGACTCCAGCGGCGAGCCCTGCCGGCCGCGAGGCAGCACCGTCAGCGCCGCCGTCATCAGCGCGCCCAGCAGGTACAGGTACGGCAGCGCCTGCGACTCGAAGCGCGACAGCACGAGCGCGTTCGCCGTCGTCTTCAGCTGCGTCACCCCGGCGATGAGCGCGAACTGGAAGGCAGCCGCCGGCCAGAGTCGGCGGTTCCAGGATGAGGAGTCGGAGGCGGCCACGGTGAAAGAGCGCCGCAGATTAACCCAGCCTCAGGACAACCACGAATAACCCTACGAGCCCCCGAGTCCCCGCCTGCCCGGCGGCCGACGCCGCCCACGCTCCGTCACACCCCTGCCCCATTTCCGCCACCGCCGGTGGAATCCACGGGCGCCCGCCCGCCTCCCGTGGGGCTAGACTGGCGGCGTGACGACCGCCTCCGACACGCTGCTGGACGGCACCCACACGGTGCTCACCCCCGAGTACGTGGAGTTCCGCTTCACGCTCGCGGGCCTCTACTCGCGCTTCCTGGCGTGGCTGGTGGATGGGCTCATCGTCGCCGCGCTCACCCTGGTCATCATGATGGCGCTCAGCGTGGTGATGATGGCCTTCCCAGGCTTCGGCAGCGCGCTGCTGGCCGTGGTCTTCTTCCTCGTGGAGTGGGGCTACTCCATCTTCCTGGAGACGGTGTGGAGCGGGCGCACGGTGGGAAAGCGGGTGCTCTCCCTGCGCGTCATCCAGGAGAGCGGCGTGCGCATCGGCTTCTACCATGCGGCGCTGCGCAACCTGGCGCGGCCGGTGGACCGGCTCCCCCTCCTCTACCTGGTGGGTGGGGTGACGGCGCTCGTCTCCGGCTCCCACCAGCGGCTGGGGGATTTGCTGGCCGGCACGATTGTCGTGCGGGAGCGCCGCCTCAAGGTGCCGTCCGCCCTGGGTACCAGCGGCGAGGAGGGCCTGCTGGCGGATCCGCTCTTCGTGTCTCGGGTGAAGCGGCTGTCCACCGAGGAGCGGGAACTGGTGCTGTCCGCCGCCCTGCGACGCGAGGAACTGCGACTGGAGGCGCGGCTGCGGCTGTTCTCCGCGCTGGGCGCCCGGCTGCAGGACGCGCTGGCCATGGAGAAGCCGGCCCACCTCTCCGACGAGAAGTGGACCCTGCTGGTGGCCGCCGCCCTGCTGCCGTCCACGGGCGCCAAGGCCGTGGGGCCCCGCGCCCGGGCCCTGGCGTGAGGGGCTAGAAGTACGCCGCCGCGCCGGCCGACAGCGTCAGCGACGTCTGCGTCTTCTCGTTGAGCGCGATGTAGAAGTTGTACTGGCCGCGCAGGCCCAGGCTCACCGAGTCCGACACGAAGAAGTCGATGCCCACGTTGGGACCGATGCCCACGAAGTTGCTGACGCTCTCCTTGAAGATGATGAGGTAGCTCACGTCCGTGCCGAGGTACGGGCGGATGGACTCCTCGGAGAACAGGTAGCGCAGGCCCAGCGAGGGGGCGAGCCCCACCACCCGCTTCTCGTTCGGGTCCGTGGTGTCCTTGGGGAAGGCAATCTTCGACAGGGACACCACCTCGAAGCCGTTCTCGATGTAGAGGCTGGCGTCGATGCCCAGGAAGAGCGCGTCATCCAGGCCTTTGGTCTTGTTGAAGTCCATGTACCCCAGCGAGAGGCCCAGGCTGCGGTTGGCGAACTGGGCGTGCGCGGGGGCGGCCCCGAGGAGGGCCAGGGCGAATCCGAGGGAACAGAGCAGGGTACGCATGGGCCGCCAGTCTAACGGCGCAACCTCCGGAAAACAGCCCGGATTCGGCCCCTCCGGGGCGTTGATTCGGGAGCGGCCGCTCTCCTACACTCGGCCCGCCATGCGTCTGAGCCGACTCCTTACCGCGCTGTCCCTGGTCTCCACCCTCCCCCTCGTCGCCTGCGTCAGCACCCCGGCGCCCCACGAGCGCGCCCTCATCAACAACGAGCTGTGCGTGCAGGAGATCAGCAAGGGCGACCTGGTCCGCGCGGACGTCTACTGCGACCTCGGCCTGGAGTTCTCCCCCCAGTACGCCGACCTGTGGGCCAACAAGGGCATCATCGCCATGGCCAACGGCAAGAAGGACGAGGCCAAGAAGCACTTCATCAAGGCCCTGCGCTTCAACCAGGAGCACCTCCAGGCCTACCAGAACCTCGGCATCATCTACCTGGAGGAAGGCGCGTACGGGAAGGCGCACGACAACTTCCGCCGCGCACTGAAGGTGAACCCGGACAACCTCGAGACGCGCTACAACCTCGCCATCACCCTGATGAAGATGAAGAAGATGGAGGATGCGAAGAAGGAGCTGCGCACGTTGCTCGCGGTGAACCCCGGCCTGTCGGACGCGCACCACACCCTGGGTGTCATCGCCTACGCGGAGAACGAGTTCGACGAGGCGGTGGACCACCTCTCCCAGTCGGTGCAGCTCACCCCGGACGCCCCCCAGAAGTGGCATGACCTGGGCACCGCGTTGATGGAGGTGAGCCGCTTCCCCGAGGCGCGCGAGGCCTTCGCCAACTGCGCCCAGCTGGACCCGCAGAACAGCAGCTGCATCAACAACCTCTCGCTGGCCCAGCGCAAGACGGCCCTCACCGACGCGGCCTTCAAGGAGCTGAAGGACACCCAGCAGGCGGAGAACTCCGCCCCCGCCCTCTACATGCTCGCCCGCCAGTACCGCGAGAAGGGCCTGCTCGCCGAGGAGGAGTCCACGTACCGCAAGTGCGTGAAGCTCGACGCGAAGTTCGCCCCCTGCCACTTCGGCCTCTTCCAGCTCTTCTCCGACGCGCACAAGCAGGAACATGCCCAGGTGGCGTGCAAGAACTTCCTGAAGTATGGGACGTCCGAGGAATTCCCTACCGAGTACCAGACGTGCGAGAAGTTCATCAGCGACGCCACCTTCTGAAGCCCTGCTTCCTCCTGTACGTGCCCCCCCCGCGATGAGCGTCCGTCTCACCGTCACGCAGCGCAGCGAGGCCGGCGCTGCCCCGAGCAACGAGATCGTCCTCGACGACGCGGTCATCACCCTGGGTCGCGACAAGACCTGTCAGGTGGTGCTCGCCCAGCAGGCCGTGTCGCGCAACCACGCCCGCATCTGCCAGGAAGGCACCCTCTTCTTCCTGGAGGACCTGGGCAGTGCCTACGGCACCCAGGTCAACGGCAAGCCGCTGCCCAAGGGCGAGAAGCGGCTCCTGCGCAACGGCGACGTCATCGCCATTGCCCAATACGACGTGCGCTTCGAGCGGATGACGGAGCTGAACGCGGACGTCACCTCGGAGAAGACGTCCTTCATCGCCCGCGGCATGGTGAAGGACGCCATGCGCGGGCTCGCCTCCGGCGAGGAGCGCTACCTGCGCTTCATGAACGGCCCGCGCGAGGGCCAGCGCATCGAGATTGGCGACGCGCAGGAGGTCGTCTTCGGCCGTGACGAGAAGGAGGTGGACGTCGTCCTCAAGGACGACCTCGTCTCCCGCAAGCACGCCAAGATTCGCCGCGACTGGTCCGGCACCCACGTCGAGGACCTGGGCAGCCGCAACGGCATCAAGGTCAACAAGAAGCGGGTGAACCGCAAGGCGCTCAAGGACAGCGACGAGCTGGAGGTCGGCGCCACCCGCTTCCTCTACGTGGACCCCTCCGAGCCGGCCGAGGAGCCCGTCCAGCTCTCCACGGACGTCAAGGCCTCGCCGCCGCCCTCGCCGCAGCGCCCGGGCCCCTCCCGCCAGATGAAGGCCGTGGAGGAGCCGGCCGAGGAGCCCGCGCCGCCGGCCGAGGAGCCCGCCGCCCCGCCCGAGGAGCCCGCCGGCTCACCAGAGGCCGCGTCCTCCGAGGAACCCGCGCCACCGGCCGAGGAGCCCGCCTCCCCCTCCGCGGAGATGCCCGTCCCGGACGAGGAGCCCGCCGCTGGCGCCATGTCCTCCCTCAAGGACAAGCAGAAGTTCGTCCCGCTCGTGGTGATGGGCGTGGTGGGGCTGCTCTTCCTGGTGATGATGATTGCCGTGCTCGCCGGCGCCTGAGCGGCGTTCCAGCCGCGGCGCCAGGGCCCGCACGCAGCCCATTTCCTGATGCGACGCCAGCAAGGCGGGCCCCACAGGTGGGAGCCCGCCCCGCGGCCAAGCGCTACCGCGTGGAGATGCGGGCCACGGGCTGGATGTTCAGCTCGGGCGACAGCTCCTGGTAGCTGAGGACGGAGAACGAGGGGTTGAACTCGTACTCCAGCAGCTTCCGCACGTAGCGGCGGATGTCCATGGCGGTGAGGATGACGGGGCGCTGGGCGCTGGGCGGCAGGTGGCCGCACTCGGAGCGCACGGCCTGGACGATTTCCTGCGCCAGCTCCGGCTCCAGCGCGAGGTGCGCGCCCGCCGAGGTCCGCTTCACGGAGCCGCGGATGGCCTCTTCGATGTTCGGATCCAACAGGTACACCACGAGGGTGCCGGTGCCGCGCGCGTACTTGTGCGAGATGTAGCGGCGCTGGGCGGCGCGCACGTGCTCGGTGAGCATGACGTTGTCCGCCTCCACCTGCCCGTACTCGGCCAGGGCCTGGAGGATGCCGCGCAAGTCGCGGATGGAAATCTCCTCCTCCACGAGGCGCTGCAGGATGTCCGTCAGCTTCAGCACGTTGACGACCTTCGGCACCACCTCCTTGACGATGGCGGGGAAGGCCTTCTCGAGCTGCTCCAGCATCGTCTGCGTCTCCTGCACGCCGACGAACTCACGGGCGTTGCGCCGCAGCACGGCGGCCGTGTGCAGGATGATGTAGCCGGGCACGTCCCAGGTGGTGAGGCCCGCGGCCTCCAGCGTCTCACGGTGCTGCTCGGGCACCCACGCGGCCGGCTGGCGGGTGGCGGGGTTGATGGCCTCGAAGCCCTGGATGTTCATCAGCTTGAGGCGGTCCACCGTGTCGTTGACGAGGATGTGCCCCAGCGTGGCCTGGCCGGTGACGACGGGCACCTCGTTGATTTGAATCTGGTACGCGCCCGGCGGCAGGGAGCCATTGCCTCGGGCACGCACGCCCGGGAAGCGCACGCCCAGCTCCACGAAGAGGCCGTCGCGCATGAAGGGGATGAGCTCGAAGAGGAACTTCCCGTTGTCCTGGCGCGAGTCCACGTAGGGCACCAGCGCGTCGGAAACCTCCAGGACGATCGGCGTGACGACGGGGATGAAGAGCTCGGAGTCCGGGTTCATCGGCTCCTTGGGCGCGGGCTCGCTCGCCATGGGCGTGCCGTTGTCCGTCTCCAGGGCCGGGCCCGCCTCCTCCACCACCTCCGCCATCTTCGCCTTCTTGAGCATCGACCAGGCGCCGAAGCCGGCACCGGCGCCCAGGAGGAAGAAGGGAATCTTCGGCAGGCCGGGGACGAGGCCGAGCACGATGAGCATGCCCGCCGCGATGGCGATGGCCTTCGGGTAGGCGGTGAGCTGGGTGCCCATGTCCATGCCGAGGTGGGCCCCCTCCTCCTCGCCGCCCACGCGCGTCACGATGATGCCGGCGCAGGTGGAGATGAGGATGGCGGGAATCATGCTCACCAGGCCGTCACCGATGGTGAGCAGCGTGTACTTCTGCGCCGCGTCGCCCGCGGACATCCCCTTCTGCGTCACGCCGATGATGAGGCCGCCGACGATGTTGACGACGGTGATGATGATGCTGGCGATGGCGT contains these protein-coding regions:
- a CDS encoding tetratricopeptide repeat protein; the protein is MRLSRLLTALSLVSTLPLVACVSTPAPHERALINNELCVQEISKGDLVRADVYCDLGLEFSPQYADLWANKGIIAMANGKKDEAKKHFIKALRFNQEHLQAYQNLGIIYLEEGAYGKAHDNFRRALKVNPDNLETRYNLAITLMKMKKMEDAKKELRTLLAVNPGLSDAHHTLGVIAYAENEFDEAVDHLSQSVQLTPDAPQKWHDLGTALMEVSRFPEAREAFANCAQLDPQNSSCINNLSLAQRKTALTDAAFKELKDTQQAENSAPALYMLARQYREKGLLAEEESTYRKCVKLDAKFAPCHFGLFQLFSDAHKQEHAQVACKNFLKYGTSEEFPTEYQTCEKFISDATF
- a CDS encoding FHA domain-containing protein, which encodes MSVRLTVTQRSEAGAAPSNEIVLDDAVITLGRDKTCQVVLAQQAVSRNHARICQEGTLFFLEDLGSAYGTQVNGKPLPKGEKRLLRNGDVIAIAQYDVRFERMTELNADVTSEKTSFIARGMVKDAMRGLASGEERYLRFMNGPREGQRIEIGDAQEVVFGRDEKEVDVVLKDDLVSRKHAKIRRDWSGTHVEDLGSRNGIKVNKKRVNRKALKDSDELEVGATRFLYVDPSEPAEEPVQLSTDVKASPPPSPQRPGPSRQMKAVEEPAEEPAPPAEEPAAPPEEPAGSPEAASSEEPAPPAEEPASPSAEMPVPDEEPAAGAMSSLKDKQKFVPLVVMGVVGLLFLVMMIAVLAGA
- the sctV gene encoding type III secretion system export apparatus subunit SctV; translated protein: MAASNPNSFLSKYSDIVLALVVVCIVGMMIVPLPTLLLDVLLTLNISISVVLLLVSLYVPAALHLTVFPTLLLITTMFRLSLTISTTRLILLTGDPGEVVIAFGNFVVQGNFVVGAILFIILVIVNFIVISKGSERVAEVAARFTLDAMPGKQMSIDADLRAGSIDQDQGKKKRRDLERESQLFGAMDGAMKFVKGDAIASIIITVVNIVGGLIIGVTQKGMSAGDAAQKYTLLTIGDGLVSMIPAILISTCAGIIVTRVGGEEEGAHLGMDMGTQLTAYPKAIAIAAGMLIVLGLVPGLPKIPFFLLGAGAGFGAWSMLKKAKMAEVVEEAGPALETDNGTPMASEPAPKEPMNPDSELFIPVVTPIVLEVSDALVPYVDSRQDNGKFLFELIPFMRDGLFVELGVRFPGVRARGNGSLPPGAYQIQINEVPVVTGQATLGHILVNDTVDRLKLMNIQGFEAINPATRQPAAWVPEQHRETLEAAGLTTWDVPGYIILHTAAVLRRNAREFVGVQETQTMLEQLEKAFPAIVKEVVPKVVNVLKLTDILQRLVEEEISIRDLRGILQALAEYGQVEADNVMLTEHVRAAQRRYISHKYARGTGTLVVYLLDPNIEEAIRGSVKRTSAGAHLALEPELAQEIVQAVRSECGHLPPSAQRPVILTAMDIRRYVRKLLEYEFNPSFSVLSYQELSPELNIQPVARISTR
- a CDS encoding cyclic nucleotide-binding domain-containing protein; the protein is MAASDSSSWNRRLWPAAAFQFALIAGVTQLKTTANALVLSRFESQALPYLYLLGALMTAALTVLPRGRQGSPLESPGVLTGLGGVVALGLAGALSAGQRMPALALYLFADTFSTFVSFRFWGRMASAFDAREARRAFTFLNGFAMGGGIAGGLLVQGFAVRLGTPAMVVSGALSLLSAGAIFHHLYKGAPAPPPRSRPAAASWMGWSYLAESPYAQVLAALGIAFAVLSSFVDYFFRLRLEGTMSEDALAALFGSLQLWIGLFCVAFQLLVAQRLLKRLGLLRYVALVPLVLAPLAGAALVTPVMWPVHLLRLVETAVSYSILPVGIQLLYAAVPDDQREGLRAMVEGLLRKGGVVLAGLLLIGAGRGATGDTMAVAVVGMCVALAVLLVRLKPAYVAALGEQVGAPEEEDVELEGEEEQRLLAEALAAPSPERVLRAVAMMEQAEVPLRPHLAALLRHPNERVLERGVSLALELEAHELAPILERLVEEGPRRPRDQAVWALARLSPERAERLLPALLNHPDIGLRCAAIGALLKSTGNSVALSSLQELLARGDAAQEPERREVARLLGRLQDTRFAGALARYLEDTDPTVRRVALAAVGEGGYVEMAPRLLPFLTWREERKTAREALVALGDAVTPLVEEQLNNKGSPLAMRLQLPRVLRGIGTPAALDALLFSNVKDDASLHFRIGAQLTRLRDEHPEHPVDVERVREALGRRRDVYRALVGAFRDVRAALGDGSLLTRAVGDRLDQALELSFFLLGLLHPSQVMRGIHYNLVGQDARRRALALELLENLVAEEDRELVTEQVEAHHRELPPGAPGRLWRRLAALVQSEDVVLRACARHVARVNGLNVLPQEGDLSDRTVQRMFALEGVSVFSQSDVDDLAAIAAVAREASYKAGERIYAQGDPGDALYVIVEGGVDAFHDGEHVLRFQGKQAFGEISLLDGAPRPTDMVAAVDTRVLIIDRRDFLDLIADRPELLTGFFRAVGLQLQKLMGLPDSREAGQRLELTGPQPLEVPPLPTGPAPEPSSANEVIMSSGEEERARDEK
- a CDS encoding RDD family protein, with the protein product MTTASDTLLDGTHTVLTPEYVEFRFTLAGLYSRFLAWLVDGLIVAALTLVIMMALSVVMMAFPGFGSALLAVVFFLVEWGYSIFLETVWSGRTVGKRVLSLRVIQESGVRIGFYHAALRNLARPVDRLPLLYLVGGVTALVSGSHQRLGDLLAGTIVVRERRLKVPSALGTSGEEGLLADPLFVSRVKRLSTEERELVLSAALRREELRLEARLRLFSALGARLQDALAMEKPAHLSDEKWTLLVAAALLPSTGAKAVGPRARALA